From the Streptomyces sp. Tu 2975 genome, one window contains:
- a CDS encoding DUF6542 domain-containing protein — protein MYPVPARPPRPVPPLVLALRRLPNPRLTGLGAGLFAAATMLALGALDELLFDGSAIFYGLMFLPVSALTALWVREADLVSAPIIVPIAFTVGIVPLSGGSGGFGGQTMAVVTALAVHAGWLYGGTLVAGVITCVRKVRTMTRRHRRGRGPQGPGRRG, from the coding sequence GTGTATCCGGTGCCGGCCCGCCCGCCGCGCCCGGTCCCTCCTCTGGTGCTCGCGCTGCGCCGGCTGCCGAACCCCCGGCTGACCGGTCTCGGCGCGGGGCTGTTCGCCGCCGCCACGATGCTGGCCCTCGGCGCTCTCGACGAGTTGCTGTTCGACGGTTCCGCGATTTTCTACGGGCTGATGTTCCTGCCCGTGAGCGCGCTCACCGCGCTGTGGGTGCGGGAGGCCGACCTGGTCAGCGCGCCGATCATCGTGCCGATCGCGTTCACTGTCGGGATCGTGCCGCTCTCCGGCGGCAGCGGCGGGTTCGGCGGGCAGACGATGGCCGTGGTGACGGCGCTCGCCGTGCACGCGGGATGGCTGTACGGCGGAACGCTGGTCGCCGGGGTGATCACCTGCGTACGGAAGGTGCGGACGATGACGCGGCGGCACCGCCGCGGGCGCGGGCCGCAGGGCCCCGGCCGCCGCGGCTGA
- the ppgK gene encoding polyphosphate--glucose phosphotransferase, translating into MNVFGVDIGGSGIKGAPVDLDRGDLAQERHKVLTPQPSTPDAVADGVAEVVGHFGWTGPVGITFPGVVTSGVTRTAANVNKGWIDQDAASLLSGRLGGLPVTILNDADAAGVAEMTFGAGRGRKGTVIMLTFGTGIGSALFVDGRLVPNTELGHLELGGHDAEKRASTKAKEDADLTWQHWARRVQKYLAHVEMLFSPELFIVGGGVSRKADKFLPLIEGVRAEIVPAELQNNAGIVGAAMAAAGR; encoded by the coding sequence ATGAACGTCTTCGGAGTTGACATCGGCGGGTCCGGGATCAAGGGCGCTCCCGTGGACCTGGACCGCGGCGATCTGGCGCAGGAGCGCCACAAGGTCCTGACACCGCAGCCGTCGACGCCGGACGCCGTCGCCGACGGCGTCGCGGAGGTGGTCGGCCACTTCGGCTGGACCGGCCCGGTCGGCATCACCTTCCCCGGCGTGGTCACCAGCGGTGTCACGCGCACCGCGGCCAACGTGAACAAGGGCTGGATCGACCAGGACGCGGCATCGCTCCTCAGCGGCCGCCTCGGCGGTCTGCCCGTCACGATCCTGAACGACGCGGACGCGGCCGGTGTGGCGGAGATGACCTTCGGGGCCGGGCGCGGACGTAAAGGCACCGTCATCATGCTCACGTTCGGCACCGGCATCGGCAGCGCGCTCTTCGTCGACGGCCGGCTGGTCCCGAACACCGAGCTCGGCCACCTCGAACTGGGCGGCCACGACGCGGAGAAGCGCGCCTCGACGAAGGCCAAGGAGGACGCCGACCTCACCTGGCAGCACTGGGCGCGGCGGGTGCAGAAGTACCTGGCGCACGTGGAGATGCTGTTCTCGCCGGAGCTGTTCATCGTCGGCGGCGGGGTGAGCCGCAAGGCGGACAAGTTCCTGCCCCTGATCGAGGGCGTGCGCGCGGAGATCGTCCCGGCGGAACTGCAGAACAACGCGGGGATCGTGGGCGCGGCGATGGCGGCCGCCGGCCGGTGA
- a CDS encoding 4-hydroxy-3-methylbut-2-enyl diphosphate reductase has protein sequence MTATPPARRVLLAAPRGYCAGVDRAVIAVEKALEQYGSPIYVRHEIVHNKYVVQTLEKKGAIFVDETAEVPEGSIVMFSAHGVAPTVHEEAAERRLATIDATCPLVTKVHKEAVRFAQEDYDILLIGHEGHEEVIGTSGEAPDHITLVDGPEDVANVEVRNPDKVVWLSQTTLSVDETMETVGALKTKFPGLISPPSDDICYATQNRQIAVKQMGAEADLVIVVGSKNSSNSVRLVEVALGAGARGAHLVDFADEIEEAWLDGVSTVGVTSGASVPEVLVEGVLEWLSQRGFEDVEIVKAAEESITFSLPKELRRDLRAEAAAMSADPSGQ, from the coding sequence ATGACTGCTACGCCTCCTGCCCGACGCGTCCTCCTCGCCGCTCCCCGCGGCTACTGCGCAGGTGTGGACCGTGCCGTGATCGCCGTGGAGAAGGCCCTGGAGCAGTACGGGTCGCCCATCTACGTCCGCCACGAGATCGTCCACAACAAGTACGTCGTGCAGACACTCGAGAAGAAGGGCGCGATCTTCGTCGACGAGACGGCGGAGGTCCCCGAGGGATCCATCGTGATGTTCTCGGCGCACGGAGTGGCCCCCACCGTCCACGAGGAGGCGGCGGAGCGGAGGCTCGCGACGATCGACGCGACGTGCCCGCTGGTCACCAAGGTCCACAAGGAGGCCGTGCGGTTCGCCCAGGAGGACTACGACATCCTCCTGATCGGCCACGAGGGCCACGAAGAGGTCATCGGCACCTCCGGCGAGGCGCCCGACCACATCACCCTGGTCGACGGCCCCGAAGACGTGGCGAACGTCGAGGTCCGCAACCCCGACAAGGTCGTCTGGCTGTCCCAGACCACCCTCTCCGTCGACGAGACGATGGAGACGGTCGGCGCCCTGAAGACCAAGTTCCCCGGCCTGATCTCGCCGCCCAGCGACGACATCTGCTACGCCACGCAGAACCGTCAGATCGCCGTCAAGCAGATGGGCGCGGAGGCCGACCTGGTCATCGTCGTCGGCTCGAAGAACTCGTCGAACTCGGTCCGCCTCGTCGAGGTCGCCCTGGGCGCCGGCGCCCGCGGCGCCCACCTGGTCGACTTCGCCGACGAGATCGAGGAGGCCTGGCTGGACGGTGTCTCCACGGTCGGTGTCACCTCGGGCGCGTCCGTGCCGGAGGTGCTGGTCGAGGGCGTGCTGGAGTGGCTGTCGCAGCGAGGCTTCGAGGACGTCGAGATCGTGAAGGCCGCCGAGGAGTCGATCACCTTCTCGCTGCCGAAGGAGCTCCGCAGGGACCTGCGCGCGGAGGCCGCCGCGATGTCGGCCGATCCGTCCGGGCAGTGA
- a CDS encoding APC family permease has translation MRRATTQETGPGEVPGGGELRRTLGFRDLVVYGLLFIAPMAPVGVFGTLDAKSGGAVALVYVVATVAMAFTAMSYAQMVRVAPQAGSVFTYARKGLGEGAGFVAGWMAMLDYLLIPAVAYLFSGIAMEALVPQIDRWVWTAIAVVVTTLLNLWGVRTAARVGFAVLAAEILVLLVFVVSAVTVLARDGAQRGWLTPLTGDSGFSAAAVLGAVSVAVLSFLGFDAIASFAEEVTGGSRQVARAVLFCLALAGVLFVVQTYLVALLEPVPSTQLAAEPARQGSAFYDAVDASVGTWLHDLVAVSKAVGAAFAALAGQAAAGRLLFAMARERRLPRMLARTDSGVPRLALLVAATVTMVAAVWAARRADGLDHLVSVVDVGALTAFVLLHASVVGWFVVRRQDGPPDRLRHLVVPVLGAGVLIAVIVEAARSAQVVGAVWLGIGLIVSAVQRRRRGTPAGGES, from the coding sequence GTGCGACGAGCCACCACCCAGGAGACCGGCCCCGGGGAGGTGCCCGGTGGAGGCGAGCTGCGGCGCACCCTGGGCTTCCGTGACCTGGTCGTCTACGGGCTCCTGTTCATCGCGCCCATGGCGCCCGTCGGCGTGTTCGGCACCCTCGACGCCAAGTCGGGCGGCGCCGTCGCCCTCGTCTACGTCGTCGCCACCGTCGCCATGGCTTTCACCGCGATGAGCTACGCGCAGATGGTGCGGGTCGCGCCGCAGGCCGGCTCGGTGTTCACCTACGCCCGCAAGGGCCTCGGCGAGGGGGCCGGCTTCGTCGCCGGGTGGATGGCGATGCTCGACTACCTGCTGATCCCGGCGGTCGCCTATCTGTTCTCCGGCATCGCGATGGAGGCGCTGGTGCCGCAGATCGACCGGTGGGTGTGGACGGCGATCGCCGTCGTCGTGACGACGCTGCTGAACCTGTGGGGTGTCCGGACGGCCGCCAGGGTCGGCTTCGCGGTGCTCGCGGCGGAGATCCTGGTGCTGCTCGTCTTCGTGGTGTCCGCGGTCACGGTGCTCGCCCGGGACGGGGCGCAGCGCGGCTGGCTGACGCCGCTGACCGGTGACAGCGGGTTCTCCGCGGCGGCGGTGCTCGGGGCGGTGTCGGTGGCGGTCCTGTCGTTCCTCGGCTTCGACGCGATCGCGTCGTTCGCCGAGGAGGTGACCGGAGGCTCCCGGCAGGTGGCGCGGGCGGTGCTGTTCTGCCTGGCGCTCGCGGGGGTGCTGTTCGTCGTCCAGACGTATCTGGTGGCGCTGCTCGAACCGGTGCCCTCCACGCAGCTGGCCGCGGAACCCGCCCGGCAGGGGTCGGCCTTCTACGACGCGGTGGACGCGTCGGTGGGCACCTGGCTGCACGACCTGGTGGCGGTGAGCAAGGCGGTCGGGGCCGCGTTCGCGGCGCTCGCCGGGCAGGCGGCGGCCGGTCGGCTGCTGTTCGCGATGGCGCGCGAGCGGCGTCTCCCGCGGATGCTGGCGCGTACGGACTCGGGTGTGCCGCGGCTCGCGCTGCTGGTCGCCGCGACGGTGACGATGGTCGCGGCGGTGTGGGCGGCGCGGCGGGCCGACGGCCTGGACCACCTGGTGTCGGTGGTGGACGTCGGCGCGCTCACCGCGTTCGTGCTGCTGCACGCGAGCGTCGTGGGCTGGTTCGTGGTCCGGCGGCAGGACGGCCCTCCGGACCGGCTGCGGCATCTGGTGGTGCCGGTGCTGGGCGCGGGCGTGCTGATCGCGGTGATCGTGGAGGCGGCGAGGTCGGCGCAGGTGGTGGGCGCCGTGTGGCTGGGGATCGGGCTGATCGTGTCGGCGGTGCAGCGGAGGCGGCGTGGGACGCCGGCCGGCGGGGAGAGCTAG
- the xseA gene encoding exodeoxyribonuclease VII large subunit, which translates to MAIDTSAESPLPVGEVSRLIGGWIDRLGAVWVEGQITQLSRRPGAGVVFLTLRDPSYDISVGVTCFRQVFDAVADVVAEGARVVVHAKPEWYAPRGQLSLRAVEIRPVGIGELLARLEQLKRSLGAEGLFAPDRKKSLPFLPHRVGLVCGRASAAERDVLENARRRWPHVRFEVRNVAVQGVHAVAQVVQAVKELDALDDVDVIIVARGGGSVEDLLPFSDEQLVRAVAACSTPVVSAIGHEPDSPLLDLVADLRASTPTDAAKKVVPDVGEELVRVRQLRDRALRTVQGLLDREERGLAHALARPCMEQPQRMVDERAAEVDALVARSRRVLGHLLDRADSELSHTRARVVSLSPAATLERGYAVLQRADGAVVRSPDEVTAGDPLRARVAEGEFSVRVGE; encoded by the coding sequence ATGGCTATCGACACGTCCGCGGAATCCCCTCTGCCGGTCGGCGAGGTGTCACGGCTCATCGGCGGCTGGATCGACCGGCTCGGGGCGGTCTGGGTGGAGGGACAGATCACCCAGCTGTCGCGGCGTCCGGGCGCCGGTGTCGTCTTCCTGACGCTGCGCGACCCGTCGTACGACATCTCGGTGGGTGTCACCTGCTTCCGGCAGGTCTTCGACGCCGTCGCCGACGTGGTGGCCGAGGGCGCCCGGGTCGTCGTGCACGCCAAGCCGGAGTGGTACGCGCCGCGGGGGCAGCTGTCGCTGCGGGCGGTCGAGATAAGGCCGGTCGGCATCGGTGAACTGCTGGCCAGGCTGGAGCAGTTGAAGCGGTCGCTCGGCGCGGAGGGGCTGTTCGCGCCGGACCGCAAGAAGTCGCTCCCGTTCCTGCCGCACCGGGTGGGCCTGGTCTGCGGGCGGGCCTCGGCGGCCGAGCGGGACGTGCTGGAGAACGCGCGCAGGCGCTGGCCGCACGTCCGCTTCGAGGTGCGCAACGTGGCCGTGCAGGGGGTGCACGCCGTGGCGCAGGTGGTCCAGGCCGTCAAGGAGCTGGACGCGCTGGACGACGTGGACGTGATCATCGTGGCGCGCGGCGGGGGCAGCGTCGAGGACCTGCTGCCGTTCTCCGACGAGCAGTTGGTGCGCGCGGTGGCGGCGTGTTCGACGCCGGTCGTCTCCGCGATCGGTCACGAGCCCGACTCGCCGCTGCTGGACCTGGTCGCCGACCTGCGCGCCTCCACACCGACCGACGCGGCCAAGAAGGTCGTCCCGGACGTGGGTGAGGAGCTGGTCCGGGTACGGCAGTTGCGGGACCGGGCGCTGCGCACCGTGCAGGGGTTGCTGGACAGGGAGGAGCGGGGTCTCGCTCACGCGCTCGCCAGGCCCTGCATGGAGCAGCCCCAGCGGATGGTGGACGAGCGCGCGGCCGAGGTCGACGCTCTGGTCGCCCGGAGCCGGCGCGTCCTCGGCCATCTGCTGGACCGCGCCGACTCGGAGCTGTCGCACACCCGGGCGCGGGTCGTCTCGCTGTCGCCAGCGGCGACGCTCGAGCGGGGATACGCGGTGCTGCAGCGCGCCGACGGGGCGGTGGTGCGCTCGCCGGACGAGGTCACCGCGGGGGACCCGCTGAGGGCGCGCGTCGCGGAGGGCGAGTTCTCGGTGCGGGTCGGCGAGTGA
- a CDS encoding exodeoxyribonuclease VII small subunit: MAAKTEEAALGYEQARDELIEVVRRLEAGGTTLEESLALWERGEELAKVCRHWLEGARARLDAALAKPDEDGAADGG, from the coding sequence ATGGCTGCCAAGACGGAAGAGGCCGCGCTCGGTTACGAGCAGGCCCGTGACGAGCTGATCGAGGTCGTGCGCCGGCTGGAGGCCGGCGGCACCACGCTCGAGGAGTCGCTTGCGCTGTGGGAGCGCGGCGAGGAGCTGGCGAAGGTGTGCCGGCACTGGCTCGAAGGCGCGCGGGCGCGCCTGGACGCGGCGCTGGCCAAGCCGGACGAGGACGGGGCGGCCGACGGCGGATGA
- a CDS encoding malonic semialdehyde reductase has product MSLVLDPVAQDLLFREARTANTFTDEPVTEEQVQAIYDLVKFGPTAFNQSPLRVVLVRSDEARERLVGHMAEGNQAKTASAPLVAILAADNEFHEELPSLLPHFPQAKDMFFSERPVREQAAGLNAALQAAYFIVGVRAAGLAAGPMTGYDAAGIQKEFLDDDHAPLMVVNIGKPGDDAWFPRSPRLSYEDVVTTV; this is encoded by the coding sequence ATGTCCCTCGTTCTTGACCCCGTCGCCCAGGACCTCCTCTTCCGTGAGGCCCGTACCGCCAACACGTTCACCGACGAGCCGGTGACCGAGGAGCAGGTCCAGGCGATCTACGACCTGGTCAAGTTCGGTCCGACCGCCTTCAACCAGAGCCCGCTGCGCGTGGTGCTGGTCCGCTCCGACGAGGCCCGCGAGCGCCTCGTCGGCCACATGGCCGAGGGCAACCAGGCGAAGACCGCTTCCGCCCCGCTGGTCGCGATCCTGGCGGCCGACAACGAGTTCCACGAGGAGCTGCCGTCGCTGCTGCCGCACTTCCCGCAGGCCAAGGACATGTTCTTCAGCGAGCGCCCGGTCCGCGAGCAGGCCGCCGGCCTGAACGCCGCCCTGCAGGCCGCGTACTTCATCGTCGGCGTGCGCGCCGCCGGCCTGGCCGCCGGCCCGATGACGGGCTACGACGCCGCCGGCATCCAGAAGGAGTTCCTGGACGACGACCACGCCCCGCTGATGGTCGTGAACATCGGCAAGCCGGGTGACGACGCCTGGTTCCCGCGCTCCCCGCGCCTGTCGTACGAGGACGTCGTCACCACCGTCTGA
- a CDS encoding DUF4245 domain-containing protein, translating into MRGKQTIRGMFQSMAVIGVVVAGIYMLVPHDENADPIRTVDYRVELVTAQRAAPYPVVAPDGLDKGWRATSVTFEREKAHAWHLGFLDPQDQYVAVEQSTARPADKYVREVTHDAVRTERTEQVAGRAWQFWDGPKYDALVLTDDSATTVVTGTAGPERLAEMAAALKAGEHAGTASPTPSAKPSAGS; encoded by the coding sequence ATGCGAGGCAAGCAGACGATCCGGGGCATGTTCCAGTCCATGGCGGTGATCGGCGTCGTCGTGGCGGGCATCTACATGCTCGTTCCGCACGACGAGAACGCCGATCCGATCAGGACGGTCGACTACCGCGTCGAACTGGTGACGGCGCAGCGTGCCGCCCCGTACCCGGTGGTGGCACCCGACGGGCTGGACAAGGGGTGGCGGGCCACCTCGGTGACGTTCGAGCGGGAGAAGGCCCACGCCTGGCACCTCGGCTTCCTCGACCCCCAGGACCAGTACGTGGCGGTGGAGCAGTCCACGGCCCGGCCGGCCGACAAGTACGTCCGGGAGGTCACGCACGACGCCGTCAGGACGGAGCGGACCGAGCAGGTGGCCGGGCGGGCCTGGCAGTTCTGGGACGGGCCGAAGTACGACGCCCTGGTGCTGACGGACGACAGCGCGACGACGGTGGTCACCGGCACGGCGGGGCCGGAGCGGCTCGCCGAGATGGCGGCGGCGCTCAAGGCCGGGGAGCACGCCGGCACGGCTTCGCCCACCCCGTCGGCGAAGCCCTCCGCCGGGTCCTGA
- a CDS encoding WhiB family transcriptional regulator, with the protein MLQLPHQSLQVAAVPHQRIPAREDQAGPWHAEAVCRRDEAGLFFAPSKEPTAERLSREEAAKRVCARCPVMVECREHALLQPEPYGVWGGLTAAERRVVLARRRRRDVEVKKSASAA; encoded by the coding sequence GTGCTGCAACTGCCGCATCAGTCCCTGCAGGTGGCCGCCGTGCCGCACCAGCGCATTCCTGCCCGGGAGGACCAGGCAGGTCCCTGGCACGCGGAGGCGGTGTGCCGCCGGGACGAGGCGGGACTGTTCTTCGCGCCCTCCAAGGAGCCGACGGCCGAGCGGCTGTCGCGTGAGGAGGCGGCGAAGAGGGTCTGCGCCCGTTGCCCGGTGATGGTGGAGTGCCGGGAGCACGCACTGCTCCAGCCCGAGCCGTACGGCGTGTGGGGCGGCCTCACCGCGGCGGAGCGCCGCGTGGTGCTGGCCCGTCGCAGGCGGCGCGACGTCGAGGTGAAGAAGTCCGCTTCGGCGGCCTGA
- a CDS encoding DUF1707 domain-containing protein has product MDPGGAIRASDADRDRIADILRDALAEGRLDAEEHSERIDAVYRAKTVGELEPIVRDLPASGRRSDDAAARVYDDGADPGGPAENLVAVFSSSTRKGRWRVGRRTNAFSLFGNIEIDLTEALYGQRLSVINATSIFGNVEVRVPENISLRGSGTGIFGNFEVVTLEAADPEAPVVVVNGYTIFGNVEAKPKRGRRISDLHDRLRKHLR; this is encoded by the coding sequence CTGGACCCGGGTGGCGCCATCCGTGCCTCCGACGCCGACCGCGACCGGATCGCGGACATCCTCCGCGACGCCCTGGCCGAGGGCCGGCTGGACGCCGAGGAGCATTCGGAGCGCATCGACGCGGTCTACCGGGCCAAGACCGTGGGCGAGTTGGAACCGATCGTGCGGGACCTGCCCGCCTCCGGCCGGCGGTCCGACGACGCCGCCGCTCGCGTCTACGACGACGGGGCGGACCCGGGCGGCCCGGCGGAGAACCTCGTCGCCGTCTTCTCCAGCTCGACCCGCAAGGGTCGTTGGCGCGTGGGGCGCAGGACGAACGCCTTCTCGCTCTTCGGGAACATCGAGATCGACCTCACCGAGGCGCTCTACGGGCAGCGGCTCTCCGTGATCAACGCGACCTCGATCTTCGGCAACGTCGAGGTGCGCGTCCCCGAGAACATCTCCCTGCGCGGCAGCGGGACCGGCATCTTCGGGAACTTCGAGGTGGTGACGCTGGAGGCCGCGGATCCCGAGGCGCCGGTGGTCGTCGTCAACGGCTACACGATTTTCGGCAATGTCGAGGCGAAGCCGAAGCGCGGCCGGCGGATCTCCGATCTCCACGACCGGCTGCGCAAACACCTGCGCTGA